A single window of Pyxicephalus adspersus chromosome 10, UCB_Pads_2.0, whole genome shotgun sequence DNA harbors:
- the LOC140339761 gene encoding uncharacterized protein — protein sequence MNTDRPNNRNNRCTHPLYSQDSTQEYHNILQDYEDEKVIKVEVKMEDIEGTDVSDHKHYKEEEIPPEISTDGGYKSYNIERKLATSLDGEIEDYDVSSVSSEEGRNCHSHSPPVTNQKTTGGNGTFSCNACGKKFSVRAKLIKHQRTHSAYKPFSCLECGKSFRQKCLLRRHQTRHNSDKPFSCSECGKSFVQKSDVVRHQRTHTGERPFSCAECGKSFARKDYLNTHEKVHSGEKPYSCSECGKCFSQKSYLNTHEKVHTGEKPFSCSECGKCFTDRYRLVTHHRVHTGDRPYSCTECGRSFALSSDLIRHRKVHTGERPYSCSECGRGFINKSDLIIHERIYTGDQPCSCCKWGKRFSHKSTLKSHLGTHG from the exons ATGAACACAG ATAGACCCAATAACAGAAATAACAGATGTACCCAtcctctgtattcccaggattccacacaggaatATCACAACATTCTCCAAGATTATGAA GATGAAAAAGTGATTAAAGTGGAAGTCAAAATGGAAGATATAGAAGGGACAGATGTGAGTGATCATAAGCACTATAAGGAGGAGGAAATCCCtccagagatcagcacag ATGGAGGATACAAAAGCTATAACATTGAAAGAAAACTTGCTACCTCTCTGGATGGTGAAATTGAGGATTATGATGTATCATCTGTTTCTTCAGAAGAAGGCAGAAATTGTCATAGTCACTCACCTCCTGTGACCAATCAGAAAACTACTGGTGGAAATGGAACCTTCTCATGTAACGCGTGTGGAAAAAAATTTTCAGTGAGAGCAAAGCTGATCAAACACCAGAGGACTCATTCAGCGTACAAACCCTTCTCTTGTTtagaatgtgggaaaagttttaggCAAAAATGCCTTCTTCGGAGACACCAAACAAGGCACAACAGCGACAAGCCATTCTCATGCTCTGAATGTGGGAAAAGCTTTGTCCAAAAGTCAGATGTTGTCCGCCATCAAAGAACTCACACAGGCGAGAGGCCATTTTCATGTGCTGAATGTGGGAAGAGTTTCGCCCGGAAAGATTACCTTAACACACATGAAAAAGTTCACtctggggagaagccatattcatgttctgaatgtggcaaatgtttttcccAAAAATCCTATCTTAACACACACGAGAAGGTGCACACAGGGGAAAAGCcattttcatgttcagaatgtggtaAATGTTTCACTGACAGATACCGTCTCGTCACGCATCATAGAGTTCACACCGGTGATCGACCATATTCCTGTACCGAGTGTGGAAGGAGTTTTGCCCTGAGTTCAGATTTAATTAGACACAGAAAGGTTCACACTGGGGAACGTCCATATTCGTGTTCTGAATGTGGAAGGGGTTTTATCAATAAATCCGATCTGATTATTCATGAGAGGATCTACACAGGTGACCAGCCATGTTCATGTTGTAAATGGGGAAAACGTTTTTCACACAAATCTACCCTAAAGTCACATCTTGGTACCCACGGGTGA